The following are encoded together in the Sinorhizobium terangae genome:
- a CDS encoding type II toxin-antitoxin system MqsR family toxin, whose translation MEKSRPTYDLEAIKTALGSVETLAMTSTALRDATALGFDRAGVVETIAGIERRMFYKSMTTFADHRVWQDVYHVPARGMVL comes from the coding sequence ATGGAGAAGTCACGCCCGACCTACGATCTCGAGGCAATCAAGACAGCGCTCGGATCGGTCGAGACGCTTGCGATGACCTCAACCGCGCTACGAGATGCCACAGCATTGGGATTCGACCGGGCGGGTGTTGTGGAAACGATCGCCGGGATCGAGCGGCGGATGTTTTATAAGTCAATGACGACCTTTGCGGATCATCGCGTTTGGCAGGACGTTTATCATGTGCCAGCACGCGGAATGGTTCTCTAG
- a CDS encoding cold-shock protein: protein MANGTVKFFNNEKGFGFITPENGGSDVFVHISAVQGGTLSDGQRVSYDLGQDRKTGKSKAENVRVL from the coding sequence ATGGCGAACGGCACAGTCAAATTCTTCAACAACGAGAAGGGGTTCGGCTTCATCACGCCCGAGAATGGTGGAAGCGACGTTTTCGTCCATATTTCCGCAGTGCAGGGTGGCACTCTGAGCGACGGACAGCGCGTCAGCTACGACTTGGGTCAGGATCGCAAGACCGGGAAATCCAAGGCAGAAAATGTCCGCGTGCTCTAA
- a CDS encoding type II TA system antitoxin MqsA family protein, which yields MAVTDAVLRALKEEVEGIPSPATIKRARKKLKLSQREAGGLLKVGENAFDKYERGLVEPSGPTSQLLRLLDHHPELIEKLRQGAA from the coding sequence ATGGCCGTTACCGACGCGGTCTTAAGGGCATTGAAGGAGGAGGTCGAAGGTATTCCCTCGCCTGCCACCATAAAACGAGCACGCAAGAAACTGAAACTGTCTCAGCGTGAGGCTGGCGGCCTGCTCAAAGTTGGGGAAAATGCCTTCGACAAGTACGAGCGGGGCTTGGTCGAGCCAAGCGGCCCGACCAGCCAGTTGTTACGTCTACTCGATCATCATCCCGAGCTGATCGAGAAACTCCGTCAAGGTGCCGCCTAG
- a CDS encoding enoyl ACP reductase FabMG family protein: MENPVALTRIAENSVFRKGDVFVLFGELFGRGYATGLLDEARRAGMEIVGITVGRRDENNALRPLDAEELSAAEDRLGGRIINIPLMAGFDLDAPTGCPTPTDLLATMTLESWEHDRLDWDYIEQCRDIATSRFTNSLSQVMAVLDGMIADGRNVFFAHTMAGGIPKAKVFLVVANRIYKGRGPRHMSSQALLDSDMGKLTLQNFDEVTAITFRHLIDFSAAIRERVEASGGQVRYTAYGYHGTAILIDGSYRWQTYTNYTQGYAKMRLESIAEEAWAAGVKATVYNCPEIRTNSSDVFTGIELPLIPLLLALKKENGGQWAEDQWQACQQLLADGFTMKDVFQKITDMQANKVMRPFYDFSAWPMANSQAQADLTIGTSNEITQMHRDSNAMISDLLSALVVEATGQLIFGESSDPSGPIQWLNHDIVARRLNASHLQRKSPAPLIAQGAKDSELELA, translated from the coding sequence ATGGAAAACCCGGTCGCATTGACTCGCATCGCCGAAAACAGCGTCTTTCGTAAAGGTGATGTTTTCGTCCTCTTCGGCGAACTGTTCGGTCGCGGATATGCGACTGGCTTGCTCGACGAAGCCCGGCGGGCTGGAATGGAGATCGTGGGCATCACGGTCGGGCGGCGCGACGAGAACAACGCATTGCGGCCTCTGGACGCCGAGGAACTCTCTGCCGCCGAGGACCGACTGGGCGGCAGGATTATCAACATACCTCTTATGGCTGGCTTCGATCTCGACGCTCCGACAGGATGCCCCACTCCGACGGATCTCCTCGCAACAATGACGCTGGAGAGCTGGGAACATGACAGGCTCGACTGGGACTACATTGAGCAGTGCCGGGACATCGCCACTTCACGGTTCACGAATTCGCTTTCACAGGTGATGGCCGTTCTCGACGGAATGATTGCCGACGGCCGCAATGTCTTCTTCGCCCATACAATGGCCGGAGGCATCCCGAAAGCGAAGGTATTCCTGGTTGTTGCCAATCGAATCTACAAGGGACGTGGTCCCCGCCACATGTCGTCGCAAGCGCTGCTCGACAGCGATATGGGCAAGCTCACCCTGCAGAATTTCGACGAAGTCACCGCAATCACCTTTCGACATCTTATCGACTTCAGCGCGGCGATCCGTGAGCGCGTTGAGGCTTCGGGTGGTCAGGTGCGGTACACTGCCTACGGTTACCATGGAACTGCAATCCTGATTGACGGGAGCTATCGTTGGCAGACCTACACCAACTACACCCAAGGCTACGCCAAGATGCGGCTCGAAAGCATCGCGGAGGAAGCCTGGGCAGCGGGTGTCAAGGCAACCGTCTATAACTGTCCCGAAATCCGAACCAATTCGTCCGACGTATTTACGGGTATCGAACTTCCCCTGATACCGCTGCTACTCGCCTTGAAGAAAGAGAACGGTGGCCAATGGGCAGAGGACCAATGGCAGGCATGCCAACAGCTTCTGGCAGACGGTTTCACGATGAAGGATGTGTTCCAAAAAATTACCGATATGCAGGCCAACAAGGTCATGCGTCCGTTTTACGACTTCTCGGCGTGGCCCATGGCAAACAGCCAAGCACAGGCCGATCTGACCATCGGCACGTCCAACGAGATCACACAGATGCATCGGGACAGCAACGCGATGATCAGCGACCTCCTGAGTGCTCTCGTGGTGGAGGCGACCGGGCAGCTAATTTTTGGCGAGTCCTCAGATCCCTCCGGCCCCATCCAGTGGCTCAACCACGATATCGTGGCGCGCCGACTTAACGCTTCCCACCTGCAAAGGAAGTCTCCCGCGCCGTTGATCGCGCAAGGGGCGAAAGACTCTGAGCTTGAGTTGGCCTGA
- a CDS encoding MnmC family methyltransferase — MLPWIHLDRATIPGDVGELRLKQRGSEFSIMLGSTELMNSRLSGSEEALAALSCERIAGRKNPSMLVGGLGMGFTLRAALNVLPQDANVIVAELVPAVVEWARGPLADLHDGTLDDPRVDIHLGDVGALIRSKKAAFDAILLDVDNGPDGLTRTSNDNLYSHDGVRAAKAALRPNGVLAVWSSAPDRAFTRRLREVGFATDEVSVRANGKNGGARHVVWMATRR; from the coding sequence ATGCTTCCCTGGATTCACCTTGATCGCGCGACCATTCCCGGTGATGTCGGCGAGCTGCGCCTGAAGCAGCGCGGTAGCGAATTTTCGATCATGCTCGGCTCGACGGAGCTCATGAACAGTAGGCTAAGCGGCTCGGAAGAGGCACTGGCAGCGCTTAGCTGCGAGCGGATTGCCGGCCGGAAAAACCCCAGCATGCTCGTCGGTGGCCTCGGCATGGGGTTTACATTGCGGGCCGCTCTGAACGTGCTTCCTCAAGACGCAAATGTCATTGTCGCCGAACTCGTTCCCGCTGTCGTCGAATGGGCGCGGGGACCTTTGGCAGATCTCCACGACGGCACACTCGACGATCCACGTGTCGATATCCATCTCGGTGACGTCGGCGCGCTCATCCGATCGAAGAAGGCGGCATTTGATGCGATTCTGCTTGATGTCGACAACGGCCCCGATGGACTGACGCGCACCTCCAACGACAATTTATATAGTCACGACGGTGTTCGGGCCGCCAAGGCTGCCCTCCGCCCGAACGGTGTGCTTGCCGTCTGGTCATCCGCGCCGGATCGCGCTTTCACGCGCCGATTGCGTGAGGTTGGCTTCGCTACCGACGAAGTGAGCGTGCGCGCCAACGGTAAGAACGGTGGTGCCCGCCACGTAGTGTGGATGGCGACCAGGCGCTAG